Proteins encoded by one window of Colletes latitarsis isolate SP2378_abdomen chromosome 5, iyColLati1, whole genome shotgun sequence:
- the LOC143341998 gene encoding uncharacterized protein LOC143341998 has product MKKLLHHWCKVEFRLQQRNKLSKRMISAAKYLPSEFSRKSRSISELPRYKATEFRLFLLYLGPILLKKILPNILYNHFLLLHAAMRILLHNKLHLDVEWLNKAREMLIQFVNDSSILYGREYSIYNVHNLVHITDDVQNLKYSLEELSCFPFENYLGKLISMLRRWNKPLAQVIRRLSENGAPTIKEISRKICVEYDKKKIHLPCFNIKAYGLRDSYIFGFTMSSKRRVMKKRNMIPHDSDSDSESDDIQQPQTVAPNKDVDDTTSFTKEQLALLNHQYVEIKYEINQIFKKLEGIERLLNNIAINVNNTPQNTFYYGEERSFLDQLPLKSVAEITNFDTTIAKSFEKFNLLILYDHVILERNGKE; this is encoded by the exons ATGAAAAAATTACTTCATCATTGGTGTAAAGTAGAGTTTAGATTACAGCAAAGGAATAAATTATCAAAGCGAATGATTTCTGCAGCAAAATATTTACCTAGTGAATTTAGCCGTAAATCACGATCCATATCGGAATTGCCTAGATATAAAGCTACGGAGTTTCGTTTATTTCTCTTGTATCTAGGACCCATTCTTTTAAAGAAAATCCTTCCAAATATCTTGTATAACCACTTTTTATTACTACATGCAGCTATGAGAATTCTGCTAcataataaattacatttaGATGTAGAGTGGCTAAATAAAGCTCGAGAAATGCTAATTCAATTTGTTAATGATTCTTCTATTTTGTATGGCAGAGAATATAGTATATATAATGTTCACAATTTAGTGCACATTACAGACGATgttcaaaatttaaaatattctttagAGGAATTAAGTTGTTTTCCTTTTGAAAATTACTTAGGGAAGCTAATAAGCATGTTACGCAGGTGGAATAAACCACTAGCACAGGTAATAAGAAGGTTATCGGAAAATGGAGCACCTACAATTAAAGAAATTAGTAGAAAAATATGTGTAGAATAtgataaaaagaaaatacatCTCCCTTGTTTTAATATAAAAGCTTACGGACTTCGAGACTCTTACATTTTT GGTTTTACTATGTCTTCAAAACGAAGAGTAATGAAAAAGCGAAATATGATTCCGCACGATTCCGATTCTGATTCTGAAAGCGATGATATTCAGCAACCGCAAACAGTAGCACCAA ATAAAGATGTGGATGATACGACGTCGTTCACTAAAGAACAATTGGCATTATTAAATCATCAATATGtagaaataaaatatgaaataaaccaaattttcaagaaattagAAGGTATTGAAAGGCTATTAAATAACATAGCAATTAATGTGAATAATACGCCTCAAAATACCTTCTATTATGGCGAGGAGAGGTCTTTTTTGGACCAATTACCATTGAAATCTGTTGCCGAAATTACCAATTTTGATACAACAATAGCAAAAagttttgaaaaatttaatttactg